In Streptomyces sp. P3, one DNA window encodes the following:
- a CDS encoding gas vesicle protein GvpG: MGLISEVLLLPFAPVRGSGWVIGQVLEEAERIYYDPSTVRAELARLEEQLDAGEITEEEFDRQEDQLLDRMEIATRRSAGTDDGWAG; the protein is encoded by the coding sequence ATGGGACTCATCTCAGAGGTGCTTCTCCTGCCGTTCGCTCCGGTCCGCGGCAGCGGCTGGGTGATCGGCCAGGTACTGGAGGAGGCCGAGCGGATCTACTACGACCCGAGCACCGTTCGGGCTGAACTCGCCCGACTGGAGGAGCAGTTGGACGCCGGTGAGATCACGGAGGAGGAGTTCGACCGGCAGGAGGACCAACTCCTCGACCGGATGGAGATCGCGACGCGCAGAAGCGCGGGAACGGACGACGGGTGGGCAGGATGA
- a CDS encoding DNA primase, producing MNRTGMGLAIGAGYLLGRTRKLKLALAVGSLVAGKKLNLTPRGIADLVSQQLLANPQFKEIGDQLRTDLRGVGKAASGAMVERQMDALADRLHGRTAEVRDQIEGVVPGKGADDEADEEYDEPQDAHEDQDDEEDGRDTAEDDGGGDTAEDTAEEDEEEAPRRRTAARKAPAKKSAKKAPARKAPARTPAAKKTASAGKSGARTAAKTASGTTSRSRRPKGGGDR from the coding sequence ATGAACCGAACGGGAATGGGCCTCGCGATAGGCGCCGGCTACCTCCTCGGACGTACCAGGAAGCTGAAACTCGCCTTGGCCGTGGGCTCGCTGGTGGCGGGCAAGAAGCTGAACCTCACACCCAGGGGCATCGCCGACCTGGTCTCCCAGCAGTTGCTGGCCAACCCGCAGTTCAAGGAGATCGGCGACCAGCTCCGCACCGACCTGCGCGGCGTCGGCAAGGCGGCGTCCGGGGCCATGGTCGAGCGGCAGATGGACGCTCTGGCCGACCGTCTGCACGGGCGCACCGCCGAGGTGCGCGACCAGATCGAGGGCGTCGTGCCGGGCAAGGGCGCGGACGACGAGGCGGACGAGGAGTACGACGAGCCTCAGGACGCCCACGAGGACCAGGACGACGAGGAGGACGGCCGGGACACCGCCGAGGACGACGGCGGCGGGGACACGGCCGAGGACACCGCCGAGGAGGACGAGGAGGAGGCGCCGCGCAGGAGGACCGCGGCCAGGAAGGCGCCGGCCAAGAAGTCGGCGAAGAAGGCGCCCGCCAGGAAGGCCCCGGCCCGCACGCCGGCCGCGAAGAAGACCGCGTCGGCCGGGAAGTCGGGCGCGAGGACCGCAGCGAAGACCGCCTCGGGCACCACGTCCCGGTCCCGGCGGCCGAAGGGAGGCGGTGACCGATGA
- a CDS encoding SRPBCC family protein has product MTETLGSAKSATSAASGTAGKAAGGDGGPLSGIAHSEAADRLKEEVQEYLAAQATRLLTGVGHKLGDTTSKLNDIAEGNSPGFAKLALDGGRKIAEGKGPLRSALELGASRAKDKVTGALKNLGGGKGGKGKKSAGKKPTVIMETIDVGVPLRTAYDQWTQYQDFSTFAKGVKSANRADDTTSDWQAKVFWSNRSWKAKTTEQVPDDRIAWTSEGAKGTTKGVVSFHELAENLTRILLVIEYYPTGLFEKTGNIWRAQGRRARLDLKNFARFITIKGEAQDSWRGEIRDGEVVTSHEDAMAEEERDRGDDGNEDAEARADDGDVEDDDEPRDAEDGRREDDEYAEDEYEDDEDEAYDDEEQPEAEEGGEPADAGAEDEYEEYDEEEPEDEDVADQRRSRR; this is encoded by the coding sequence ATGACCGAGACTCTCGGATCCGCCAAGTCCGCGACCTCCGCGGCTTCCGGCACCGCGGGCAAGGCGGCCGGCGGCGACGGCGGCCCGCTCTCCGGAATCGCTCACAGCGAGGCCGCCGACCGGCTCAAGGAAGAGGTGCAGGAGTACCTCGCCGCCCAGGCCACCCGCCTGCTGACCGGCGTCGGCCACAAGCTCGGCGACACCACGTCCAAACTCAACGACATCGCCGAGGGCAACAGCCCGGGCTTCGCCAAACTCGCCCTCGACGGCGGTCGGAAGATCGCCGAGGGCAAGGGGCCGCTGCGCTCCGCCCTGGAACTCGGCGCCTCGCGGGCCAAGGACAAGGTGACCGGCGCGCTGAAGAACCTCGGCGGCGGCAAGGGCGGCAAGGGCAAGAAGAGCGCGGGCAAGAAACCGACCGTGATCATGGAGACGATCGACGTCGGCGTCCCGCTGCGCACCGCCTACGACCAGTGGACGCAGTACCAGGACTTCAGCACCTTCGCCAAGGGCGTCAAGAGCGCGAACCGCGCCGACGACACCACGAGCGACTGGCAGGCGAAGGTCTTCTGGTCCAACCGCAGCTGGAAGGCGAAGACCACCGAACAGGTGCCGGACGACCGGATCGCCTGGACGTCCGAGGGCGCGAAGGGCACGACGAAGGGCGTCGTCTCCTTCCACGAGCTCGCCGAGAACCTCACCCGGATCCTGCTGGTCATCGAGTACTACCCCACGGGCCTGTTCGAGAAGACCGGCAACATCTGGCGTGCCCAGGGCCGCCGTGCACGTCTCGACCTGAAGAACTTCGCCCGCTTCATCACCATCAAGGGGGAGGCGCAGGACAGCTGGCGCGGCGAGATCCGCGACGGCGAGGTCGTCACCTCCCACGAGGACGCGATGGCGGAGGAGGAGCGGGACCGGGGCGACGACGGGAACGAGGACGCCGAGGCCCGTGCGGACGACGGCGACGTCGAGGACGACGACGAGCCGCGGGATGCCGAGGACGGCCGCCGGGAGGACGATGAGTACGCCGAGGACGAGTACGAGGACGACGAGGACGAGGCGTACGACGACGAGGAGCAGCCCGAAGCGGAAGAGGGCGGCGAGCCGGCGGACGCCGGGGCCGAGGACGAGTACGAGGAGTACGACGAGGAGGAGCCCGAGGACGAGGACGTGGCCGACCAGCGCAGGAGTCGTCGATGA